The genomic interval GTTAAACATAAATCTATTTATAGGAATATCATGTTGTTGATCTATGTTATAGAAATGTTAATTTGCCTTCACGTGAACAATTGAGTCGTAAACTATTATATAGCTGCACGATGACTGAATGCTGTTTAAAATAGGTCTAGATTAGCCCAGTCTAATGGGCCAACAAGATCTACGATAAGGCGAGAGAGCTATTCAATTGGCTGTAGATAAGCTGGGTCTCGGCCAATCGGATTCGTTCGGCAGTTCACCTCGTAATGCCGTTCGGTTCCACTTACCGTGCTCTTGGTCATCGGCTAGATCACTCCGGGCCTGGATGACCAGGAGAGTGAAGAAGCACAAGATCAGGCAACTCTTTACCATTTTGGGGGAGGGGCGGTGACTTTAAACTGAGGAATGCTCCGTTCGGGAGTGACCGCGAGACTGGCCAAAACTGACGAAATGGCCCGGTTATATAGCCTCCGAATTTTCGAAGCGGTCTTCCTGTAATATACATACACGTTATGGGTGATTGTTTTTGTGATTTGAGCAATCTAAAGTGGCGATCGATTAATTATCTCGAGTGCCTAAAAACGTGAATATCACGGTCTGGCTAAGAAGGTGTCGTAAATTACCCGATCCCCACCAAACTGCCCTATCGCCTCCTCACACGAGCTGCACCTGATGGTATATTAATGGGTCGCATGGAACTACGGAGTACAGTATTCACTTGGCTGGCACGGTGAAAGTATCTCGAAAATGCTGAGTCTTAAGTTCTGGATTGGCCTCGGTCTGCTGACCGTCGTTTGGGGTGCAGCAGTACCTGGAAAAGCTCCCGTGGACGAGGAGCGAATGCATCCACATCTGCCCACTAGTCCCAGGCTGCGTACGATTTCCGGCGAGGAAACCCAGGAGTTCTGGCACTCGGCCAGCAAGAAACTCATCCGCGAGAAGTTGGAGTTCGTGAGGAACACCAAGAAGGCCAAGAACATTATACTGTTTTTGGGCGATGGCATGGGACTGGCTACTCTGGCTGCTGCCAGGAGCTACATTGGAGGCGAGGAGCTGAAGCTCTCCTTCGAGGAATTCCCTTTTACCGGACTATCGAAAACCTATTCGGTGGACAAAATAGTCCCCGATAGCGCCTGTACCTCAACCTCATATCTGTGCGGAGTGAAGGCGAACTACGGAACAATCGGAGTAAATGCGCATGTCAAGCGAGGCGACTGTGCGGCGATGGCCAATGAAACAAACCATGTCTTCTCCCTGGGCAAATGGGCCATGGATGCGGGCAAAGCTGCTGGACTGGTGACCACCACCCGAGTGACTCACGCCTCGCCATCCGGAGTCTACGCCCATGTCGCCGATCGCGAATGGGAAAATAACGCTGTTCTGGAGGAAGCCTGTGGTGAGCTGTCGGAGGGTCTCCAAGACATAGCTGTCCAGTTGATTCACGGCGAAGTGGGCAGCAAACTCAAGGTCATGCTGGGTGGAGGCAAGCGTAGCTTCTACAGTCCGGAACACTACGACAAGGGCCGACGCACAGATGGTCGCAATCTCGTCGAAGAATTCGAGGCCTTGGACGCGGGCAACACCTTTGTGAAAACGCAGAAGAAGCTGCTCAATGTGAATGCCACTGAAACCGGAAGATTATTGGGCCTGTTCAGCAAGAGCCACATGCACTATCATCTGGAGCAGCTGGCCGACCCGGACAACAATGAGCCCTCCTTGGAGCAGATGACACAGAAGGCCATTGAAGTACTGGAAACCGAAGATCAGGGATATTTCCTTTTCGTTGAAGGAGGCAAGATCGACATTAGCCACCACGATACAATGGCACGAATTGCTTTGGATGAGACAGCTGAACTCTCGAAGGCGGTGAAGAAGGCTAGGGAGATGACCAATCCGGAGGAGACCCTCATAGTGGTGACCTCGGATCACTCGCACACCTTCAGCGTTTCGGGCTATCAGCCACGGGGCAGCGATATCTTTGGAGCTGCCAAGGCGAAGGGCAAGGATGGCAAACCGTATCTGGCGTTGAGCTATGCCAATGGTAAGAGTTTCCAGGACTACTACAACACGGAGACCCACGAGCGCGAGGATCCCACCAGTCTGCCCACAATCGGAGACTTCGATCAGCTCTTCCCCGCGATGGTGCCCCTGGAATCGGAGACCCATGGCGGCGAGGATGTGGGTGTCTTCGCCTCGGGACCCTGGGCACATCTCTTCACCGGCGTCTACGAACAGAACACCATTCCCCACATGATGGCATTCGCTGCCTGTGTGGGCGATGGACTAACCGCTTGCGATTAGGAATCGCAATCCGGCGATGATTGACGGACAGAAGGACTCTTAATTAGCGCATCCACTAGACGATTCTCACGTACGCTTTATCGTTTTAAATGAATACTCAACATTTGACAGGTGCTGGAACACGCGGCTCTCGAGGAAAAAAACTCGATCGGGGATTACTAAAATCAATACTTCAATAAACGTTGTTTTCCTATCAATGTTAAAAAACCAAATGTACTTATGATATAGTGTCTGATTATAAGAAGACAATAACTTGCCGATTAAATATGATTATATTAATAAGAACAATTTATATTTTCGACTTTTTATAACTGACAGTGGTGTgattgaaaaatgaaaaaggaatttatttttttttgggatttttATCTAACAACTTACCATTCTTTCGAATGGGTACTTTTCCATTTGTAGATTCTAAGATCTTGATAGTACGACTTTTCGAGCCAAACGAATTGGACTTTGCTATTCATGGGGCATTCCTTCCaagaaaaacacaatttaacaaaatatatacttCTGATTAAATATATACGTTAATGGGTGATAAGTGGTTTAACTTTTTTGAGTTTGTATAGACTAAATGACGCAAAAGGATGGACTTCAATATAATGACCTAGAACATTAGGTTTTTACGTCTCAAAAAATAgtataaaatacatttaatgcAGAGCAGATGACTAAAAGGAAAAAACGATTGTTTAAAGGTCGAAAACTAAATTGGTTTTATCTTGGCAAATCACGGGTATGAATTAATATGTTTATATCTCTGATTGATTCTAAGAAATTACATTATCGTTTTTCTGTATTAAAAAGTGAACCCAATGACGTTAAACGAATGGACTCTACTAATTGTTAACCCACCGCTTCAAggaattatatttttaaaatatcaatGACAAGTTAAATCTAATTTAAGTCTATCAAAAATTGATAGACTATGTTATGACTGCAACTAAATTAAACTCATTTGTAGCAAATTGAACTTGATTCCAATCAAATCGTTTGGTAGATACCTTTAATTTCCTTTATCATTATTGCTCTTTAAAATGTTTAGACTGACTTAAATACTCGCGCTTAATAtgctaataaaaatgttaatagGCATTGCGATTTTAtgacaattgaatttttcTTGTGAATCTCGTGTATTTCTGGTGAGTATTTAACGCAGATTCATTGTTGACAATTGTCATTCATAATTCTTTGGGGGAATACCCTCGAGTAGCTGTTTCTAATTTTATCCGCACATACCAAGAAATGATATCGTACTTTGTTGGCGAAGCTTGAACGAAAAACACTTGAGAACCATCTCTACATAACAAGTCAGTCAACCAAAAGATCTATAAATAAGGAATCATAAAAGATACCTCTACTTTCATATCAAATGGTCATTTATCTTCTGTTTAGATATTATCAGTAccgtttttattaaattattcaacTAACTTTAATCTTAAGTTTCCCCTTCAAATGATGACTGCATATTGGTTTGAGTTGCGCGGTTGGATGAGCGTGGCATACTTCTCCTTCAGTTCGACCAAGGCCCTCTGGAAGTTCTCCATGCTGCTCTCGAGCTGGTTGGGATTGAGCTGCTGCACGGACTGGCCCTTGAGTATACCATCGGTAGGTCGCTCTCCCAGCAGGAGAATCCTTCTCCAATCGCTGGCATCGGAGCTACCTCGCAGGAAGTCCATGCGATTCCCCACCGCGAACACACTTTCCTCCACATTCTCAGGCAAAAGTGTGGGCTGCTGGGCTCCCAGATCGCCGGGTGTTGGTTGAGTGGGTGGCACTTGAACGGCTGGTGGTGTGATCCCCGACAGAGATGACGATGTGGGTTGCGGTGGAGGAATGGGAGCACCGGAACCTTGGTTCGCCGGTGTATCGAATAGTTCACTGGGCAGATTCTGCGGTCGATCGATCTGCACCACCTGGCCATCTGGTGAAATGTGGAAGAACTGAGCGCGGCCTGTTAATCCCGTTCCTGCTCCTCCCGGAATCACTATGATGTTGCCCACAGCTGTGGTCAAAGCAGAGGCTCCGCCAAATCCGCCACCAGCTGGGCTGGAAATGAAAGGAGGAACTGGAACTCCAGGTGGCGGAAAAGATCTCAAAGGTGGAGCAGCCGGGCATGGGAAACAATATCCAGGAGGACCAGGCGGTCCGGGTAATCCTCTAGGTCCCTGGATGAAAGGCAGATTTGGGGGGTAAGGACCTGTGGGTGGATAGCCCCAGTAGCCAGAACCACTGCCAGGGAGACCGATCTGATTGCCAGGAGGTCCGGGCGGACCTGGAGGTCCTCGTTCCCCCTGGGGGCCAGGATCACAAGAGCATTTCACCAACGAAGCCTGGGCGGTGGAGCAAAGACCTGATGGAATATATGGCATTGTAATATTGATGGAAAATGTATTAATATTTGATAAACTTACCAGCAACCAGGAAAGCCAAGAGTCCCAGAAAACTCATGATGTACTTCGGATATCTCTTCAGATCGGACTGAGACCAAAAATTCGAATTCTGCTTTTATAAGCTGAAAAACTCGAGAGCTACGTTTTAATATGCAtagaaaatatacaaaataatcTCTAGATCGAACAGAAAACACATTTCCCGCATCTCTATAACTGTTCTTAACCCACCATCGAAAGGGAAATGCTAAGCGATCAAATGGAAAAATGCCATCACCCAGTCGGCGCAGTGACATTTATGATAATTTATGCAACAAGATATACACGAACATCATTAGGCCCGAAGACAAGCCCTTAAACTGGGTCAGCAGGGTTCTCGGCTAGGTTCTTGGCCAGCCAGCCGCAATCAGCGGGACAACCTCAAAAATACATCAACTGTCTATCAGGTCGTAAACAGTGATCAGATTCTAGAGTTTATGTCACCAAATGTGGGCGATACCCATCAAAGTGACACCCAGACTTTTGAACCGCCATTATACCCATCGCCCTTTCATCGAAACGGAAACTCTGCAGGGATTATCCCAAGCGCCTTTACAGTTTCCACTGCCCAGAATTAGCATAAATTACGAAATCAATATGTTTCCAATCAGTTACCACCCCACCACGGATGGAAATGAAAAGGCTCTGCGACATTTCCGACTTATCACAGAATTCCATTGACGAAACAAAGCCCACGGAGAACACGCGTCATTAATGGCACTCGTCCACTCCGTCGGTGTCCACTTCCAAGCGAGCGCCGTTCCCTGGAACTATGATGGCACTGGGCCTCTTGAAAGTTCCGATAAGCAGAGAAGTAAATCCGGATGAAGGGTGGCTTGTGGCAGCAGTTGAAACCTTTCGATACTCTTCAAATGAGTTGTTCTCTAGTAACTGCTTATCTCCAATGTTATCTTACCTAACTTCCGAAACTTTTAatcaaaatgtacttcataaaaaataatacagtATAATA from Drosophila mauritiana strain mau12 chromosome 3L, ASM438214v1, whole genome shotgun sequence carries:
- the LOC117141618 gene encoding membrane-bound alkaline phosphatase encodes the protein MLSLKFWIGLGLLTVVWGAAVPGKAPVDEERMHPHLPTSPRLRTISGEETQEFWHSASKKLIREKLEFVRNTKKAKNIILFLGDGMGLATLAAARSYIGGEELKLSFEEFPFTGLSKTYSVDKIVPDSACTSTSYLCGVKANYGTIGVNAHVKRGDCAAMANETNHVFSLGKWAMDAGKAAGLVTTTRVTHASPSGVYAHVADREWENNAVLEEACGELSEGLQDIAVQLIHGEVGSKLKVMLGGGKRSFYSPEHYDKGRRTDGRNLVEEFEALDAGNTFVKTQKKLLNVNATETGRLLGLFSKSHMHYHLEQLADPDNNEPSLEQMTQKAIEVLETEDQGYFLFVEGGKIDISHHDTMARIALDETAELSKAVKKAREMTNPEETLIVVTSDHSHTFSVSGYQPRGSDIFGAAKAKGKDGKPYLALSYANGKSFQDYYNTETHEREDPTSLPTIGDFDQLFPAMVPLESETHGGEDVGVFASGPWAHLFTGVYEQNTIPHMMAFAACVGDGLTACD
- the LOC117140458 gene encoding collagen alpha-1(II) chain, producing MSFLGLLAFLVAGLCSTAQASLVKCSCDPGPQGERGPPGPPGPPGNQIGLPGSGSGYWGYPPTGPYPPNLPFIQGPRGLPGPPGPPGYCFPCPAAPPLRSFPPPGVPVPPFISSPAGGGFGGASALTTAVGNIIVIPGGAGTGLTGRAQFFHISPDGQVVQIDRPQNLPSELFDTPANQGSGAPIPPPQPTSSSLSGITPPAVQVPPTQPTPGDLGAQQPTLLPENVEESVFAVGNRMDFLRGSSDASDWRRILLLGERPTDGILKGQSVQQLNPNQLESSMENFQRALVELKEKYATLIQPRNSNQYAVII